A genomic window from Sulfurospirillum diekertiae includes:
- a CDS encoding CobW family GTP-binding protein: MADAVVDENLSYTTPLPVTILTGFLGAGKTTLINYLLEHNHGERIAIIENEFGAVNVDGALLKKDSDVEIVELSNGCVCCSIRGELTQALHELLAKIDSGAFKADRLLLETTGLADPAPIVQAFFVDEIIRERIMLDAVITLVDSIHIIKQLDEHRVAASQIGFADRIILTKADSVDETHKERVLSRVNAINSKAEIFEAFNGALPKEIWIGIGAFDLSDALHVNQGFYQARDVQNIQFKSFSAQKQTQSWNDDITSYVFEAGELDIKKIGTFMENLVEEYGNDMLRYKGVLAVSSDERRLIVQGVHKVVGFDFGAPFEGERKSLLVVIGRYLPYEKLKTEFLQTVAS, encoded by the coding sequence ATGGCGGACGCTGTTGTTGATGAGAATTTAAGTTATACTACACCCCTTCCTGTGACAATCCTTACGGGGTTTTTAGGAGCAGGCAAGACCACACTAATCAATTATCTTTTAGAACACAATCACGGTGAACGTATCGCAATTATCGAAAATGAGTTTGGTGCCGTCAATGTCGATGGCGCACTGTTGAAAAAAGACTCCGATGTTGAAATCGTTGAACTCAGCAATGGATGTGTATGTTGTAGCATTAGAGGCGAGTTAACCCAAGCACTTCACGAATTGCTTGCCAAAATAGACTCTGGTGCTTTTAAGGCTGATCGCCTGCTTTTAGAGACAACAGGACTGGCTGATCCCGCACCCATCGTTCAAGCTTTTTTTGTTGATGAAATTATTCGTGAGCGCATCATGTTAGATGCGGTGATTACCTTAGTCGATAGCATTCATATCATCAAACAGTTGGATGAACACCGAGTGGCTGCTTCCCAAATTGGTTTTGCAGATCGCATCATCCTAACTAAAGCAGATAGCGTTGATGAAACGCATAAAGAGCGTGTACTCTCACGTGTTAATGCCATCAACTCTAAAGCTGAGATTTTTGAAGCATTTAATGGCGCACTCCCAAAAGAGATTTGGATAGGAATTGGAGCGTTTGATCTGAGTGATGCTTTACATGTAAACCAAGGTTTCTATCAAGCTCGTGATGTTCAAAACATCCAATTTAAGAGTTTTAGTGCTCAAAAACAGACACAATCTTGGAATGATGATATTACTTCCTATGTCTTTGAGGCGGGAGAACTTGATATCAAAAAAATCGGTACCTTTATGGAAAACCTTGTTGAAGAGTATGGAAACGATATGCTACGCTACAAAGGTGTCTTAGCGGTTTCTAGCGATGAGCGACGGTTAATTGTTCAAGGGGTTCATAAAGTCGTTGGCTTTGATTTTGGAGCACCTTTTGAGGGCGAGCGCAAATCTTTACTTGTCGTCATTGGTCGTTATCTGCCTTACGAAAAGCTCAAAACCGAATTTCTTCAAACCGTAGCTTCGTAA
- a CDS encoding YbdD/YjiX family protein, whose amino-acid sequence MFENLAKAGKYLGQAARLMVGVPDYDTYVQHIRLTHPEQTPMSYEEFYRERVEARYGGKNGGRCC is encoded by the coding sequence ATGTTTGAAAATCTTGCAAAAGCTGGAAAATATTTGGGTCAAGCCGCACGTTTAATGGTGGGAGTGCCTGATTATGACACGTATGTACAACATATCCGTCTAACGCATCCTGAACAAACACCTATGAGTTACGAAGAGTTTTATAGAGAGAGAGTTGAAGCACGTTATGGAGGCAAAAATGGCGGACGCTGTTGTTGA